taagtttttgacaaatattaTTGGGCGTAAACTTTAACGAATTCCTTGACATAAACAGGACTGCTATACCGGACTATTTCGgagccaaatttgaataaactgACCTGTTAATAAAGGCTAGCAAAACGTGGGGAGCGTATCTATGTGGTTTGAAATCGACAAGACTGCCTTCAAATCCGGGGAAATTGATCCAGTCCATCATATCAGCAAGATCAAATGTTGGTGTTAGGAAACAGACTGACAATTGCTTTTGTTTATGAATTCTCAAGATAATGAATTAAACAGGCCTGTGAAGAAAATGTACAATTCTGTTTCATTGAacaacaatgaacaaaaaaatggacactGGCTTCATGCATTTATCAAAACCTTCTTTTGTGTCAATGGTTATTCAATATCACTTTTTATAGTAAATTCTAGTCACTTCATTATTTGAAAGATTTTCAATACCAATTAGTACATATAACCTTATACTTAAATTTATTTGTTCAGGCGTTGTATTTCCTAGTTAAATCACCTGTCTGGTAGAAAATTGTACCAAAGAAAGAATCCTGttgaaattttaatttcaaacCACAGGTGGTGGAGCTACAAAATATAAATTGCTTGTCcactgaaaaaaaacaatatacTTTTGCCACCATGGTTGATGCAAATTTCAGTGTTTTTCTATCTTTATCAAGTCATTCATATTATACAACTGTTCTATTCTAACTACTCTTGCGTACTCTTCATATTCTTAGTTAATAATCACCCTGCGCTTTATCTCAATAGAAGCAATCATTTGTTACACAGACATATTATTAACATTAGCACATGAACATGACAAAACCCAACCATTAACTACCTTTTTAAACCAAACTGCTTGGCAAATGTTCTGAATTAGGAAACTGGCCGTTACTATCTCACAGGCAACCCTGAGTCAAGTCTATGTCAATAAACACATGTGTCTCTGTGTCTTTAGGGTCTTTAGATCTCTAGCGTCTCTAGTAACGAAATAAGCGGCATGGCCAGCACCACCAGTTTCCAGAAGAAGGGCGGTTCCAAGTTCCCAACCATCCCTGGGACCCGCCCTTCGTCTTACAACCTCCAGCTGCTCACCTCCAGTGGGATTCCCAGTCTAGATGCCCTGTTCGAAGGGGGTTGGCCCTTGGGCTCGGTCATCCTCATACAGAACGACCCTGACTCCGGAGCCAATCTGACCAACTACACCCGCCTACTACTCAAATATTTCCTGGCTGAGGGCGTAGTCCAACGACATGCCCTGTTCTATGGCGGGAGTGAAGGCCCTGGTCCCTCCCACCCTTTCTCACTTTTGCCCCAAAAAGTGAATGCCAATCCACCCAAGAGCGCTCAAGGTCAGAATTCGGCCGATGACCAGCTCCAAATCGCTTGGCGATATCAGAATCAAGGGCCCAAATCTTCCCAGATTGAACCCGTTGAGGTCAAGCATCACTTCAATCTCAATAAGCTCATGGATCCGACGGATCTGGAGCAAGTTCCACGACATTCCTGGGACGGAGATTACATGAACATCGGGGATAATTATTTCCATAATTTACTAGACCAAATCCGGACTATTCTCCAAACCGAAACTTTCTCCACTCATCCATCTAGTCACCCCAAAAACTTGCTCCGGATTGGCATATCCGACTTAGATTCGCCGTGGTGGGCATCGGATGATGAAGACCGAAGCGGGTTAACCGCATTTTTGATGGCTCTCAGGTCATTGATGCGGCAGTATTTAGGGGTTTGTGTGCTCACGGCTCAAATTAATCTGGATATGGATGATCGAGCGTGGCAGAATGTGTATGAATGTGTGGATGGTGTGATCAAATTAAGTCCCTTTAGTGAGGTCACCCGCCAGGATCCCATGTTCAAGGACCATCATGGATTCTTGGAGATCCTCAAAATACCGGGTTTTAACGTGTTACGACCATCCCAAGCGAATCTGGGCAAATTTCTATTTCGATCCCAACGAACCCGGTTCAATGTGGATCGGATCCATTTACCGCCCGCCCTCGACCAGGATCCGCCCAAGCCTAAACCATTGGGTCATGGTGATATTGACTTTTGACGTGGTGGAGCGGATATACATATATTTATTGGTGAAATAATAACTGTCAGGAAAATGGCAACGGGCTGAAAATGGGTATAATTTCAGGATAGAGACTAATCTGATAGAGATGAACATGAAGGACAACAAAAATGCATGTCGATGAAAGAATTAGGCGGAGGTTTAATTGGGTGGATACGACTAGCTAAATTATTGGGTGAGCAACTATCACAATCATCCACTCACATTGGTTTGGACAAAGATAATCGTGACTTAACAGCATAATATACGAGAGGTATTCTAGATGGACCAAATTTTGAAGATGCTTCTTCAGATCCATAATGTATAGTAGCAAAGGTGGGCATCGTATGTCATCGTTTGAGAcgttaaaatttgaatctgtGTCAGGGTTCGGATTGTCGGATTGAGATGTGAAAACCGCAAACCTTCATGCTTGCAGGTAGTTCTTCTTACGCCAAATTAATATGGGAATATTTGGTCTCAATGGCTCGGTAATGTAAGAATGAATTAAACCAACCCacattgcttcaaaagtttGTTGGTCTTTGTATCTTTTTGCCCGAGTAAATTTAAGAGCAATCGATAAGAATGCAGCTTTGAAGGGTTTTGTAGTCAATAAACGTTATCTCATTATAAAGTAGCAATTGCTGCATATCAGCAGATTTCTTAAGTAATAATATTTTTCCTAATACTGTATGCTATTGCTGGTTGTCTTTTCTGTCCAAAATAGCTCATCACCTgtcaaagctttttttttcagacaaaaccaatccaaattcattcaaacCCATTTGTTAATTTGGGTGAAAGTATATTAAAGCTCTTTAGTTCATCACAAACACTGATTTTCACCTTTTAACAAATTAAACTCGAAACACATTAGGCCCACCTATGACAACAGCCGGTCAtgcttttttttccaaaggatACCCCTCGTACAAACCCTCTTCACTTCACATCTAAGGATAAGCTTCTGAAATACAGTgcgtgagttttttttttgcatgaactAAGCGGTGGTTTGGCATCGATTGTCATCGACCGTTGTCATTGTATATCACAAGTCATGCGAGCTTTCTCGCCGGAATCGATCCAAGAAAGCGCGCACAATGCTTCCGGGACATTCCTGATGATTATCAATCAGGTCCTCCACGGCCTCTTTCAGGATCTCCCGTGCCTCTTCCGGGCTTGTGTCCGGCTCCAAAGTGACCGGTTGTCCGATATGTGTGATCAATTTGACTGGGAACCCGCCGTACACGGGCACAATGGGCAGCCGTGTCTTCTCGTAGAGATACGTGAAGATCCGGCGGAAGTACTGGAATGCACGGAAGGATTCGCGAATATTTTGCGTGAAGACCGGGATCACGGGACAACCGGCTTCCAGAGCGATCCGTGCGAATCCGGTTCGCTTGCGCCACAATAGCTGGTAGTGTTGATCGCCGAAAAGAGCCTCGTACACGCCTCCGGGGGCCAGACCCAAAAGGTTGCCTTTACTCAGCTCGGCTTTGCACGTTTCCACGGAGCCCGGCGTACAGTTGAACACCTTGAGAAAGGTACCCATACCTGGGATCTTGAAGAGAAACCGATCCACGACAGAGTGGACGCTTCGCTGTTTCTGGAGTATGATCTTGGCCACCAGATAGTAGTAGTCAATGGGCAAGGAGCCGTGGTAGTAGATGATTAAAGCTGGCCCTTCGGTGGGAATGTTTTCTAATCCACGCACTTCGTAACCGAACCAGATCCAACCCTAAAgaataaaaatataaaaatgcaCTATGTAAgttgcttgtcacattttttgccaatttcaaattactGGGGTAATTTGTCATTGtctgccaatttcaaattgctggattttttttaaactgcaGATTACCGTCCATCCGTGAGCGATAACTTCCCCAATGGTGCGATAAAATGACTTACAGAAAGAACCTGAATTTCAAGTCATATGAAGGACTAGTTTTACCCTCCGATTATTTAAATGCACTATTTCATGTAAATTTTATGAATACCTTTGAATAGCTTTGATGCCTCAAGTGGTTAAGTAGTAATTGTTGGCTTGAACGAATTAGAGCAACATTCTTCTAAAAAGGGGCAAACAACGCTCCATTGCTAAGATGTCCACATAATGTGTCACAAAATGTGCTAAATAGGAACATTCAAAGTAACACATCACAACTGATGCAGACCTCTAACAAGTAAGATTCTATGCTCAAAAAGGCCAGTTTTTCTACTTTATTCGAAAAATATTCCaattataaaaaataaaaaaaatgagcaaacatgATAAAGTTGTTCCAGTTCATTGAGTACCTTAAGCGAAAAAGTGACTCGATGAGAACATATACTTTAAAGTCTGCATTTAGCCTCAGGTCGCAAAAAAATTCATACAGTAAATATTTCTCAATTCATAGGTCATTCTACCAATGACCTATATCttattttatcattcaaaGTTGTTTTCGCTAAGATACAATGTTGTTGACAACAAATTATTGACTAAAATATCCGAGTCTAATTCCCAACTAGTccataaagagagagagactatGATGGATCAGTCCAACTTTCAATTAAATCTTTCCACTTCATaagggggaggggaggggcGTAAGATGACTTTTCACTTGCCCGAGCTCTGCAACCCTGCACAACACCTGAAAGTGCTGAAAGTCACATGCGGCTTATTATACATCCAGGATCACTTGCCCGTAAAAAAAGGTATAACTCCCACCCACCCCTTAGAATTAATCCtcataatcataatcattACTTGAGCATCCCACAAAGTGGCAATGATTTCCCGTCCCGCTTTGGTCAGGTCATGCTCCTCCAGGACGGCTCTTCGAATGCGGCGAAACAGTTTGCCCGGCCCTCTTTGATGCAAATACAACAGAAACGCACTCAAGTAAATCAAGGTAAACATGAACACGGGCAGGAGGAACAGAATGACAATGGGCGTGGTGATATAGGGCGACAGCACCCGCCACAGGTACACGGTCGTGCTGAATAAGTCATGGGTCAATTGTGTCCAAAGCG
This genomic interval from Tigriopus californicus strain San Diego chromosome 6, Tcal_SD_v2.1, whole genome shotgun sequence contains the following:
- the LOC131881611 gene encoding elongator complex protein 4-like encodes the protein MASTTSFQKKGGSKFPTIPGTRPSSYNLQLLTSSGIPSLDALFEGGWPLGSVILIQNDPDSGANLTNYTRLLLKYFLAEGVVQRHALFYGGSEGPGPSHPFSLLPQKVNANPPKSAQGQNSADDQLQIAWRYQNQGPKSSQIEPVEVKHHFNLNKLMDPTDLEQVPRHSWDGDYMNIGDNYFHNLLDQIRTILQTETFSTHPSSHPKNLLRIGISDLDSPWWASDDEDRSGLTAFLMALRSLMRQYLGVCVLTAQINLDMDDRAWQNVYECVDGVIKLSPFSEVTRQDPMFKDHHGFLEILKIPGFNVLRPSQANLGKFLFRSQRTRFNVDRIHLPPALDQDPPKPKPLGHGDIDF
- the LOC131881610 gene encoding monoacylglycerol/Diacylglycerol O-acyltransferase-like — encoded protein: MRLQEGAPIGFNTTSPENLNTLPHIDNTNLTSSSSFSNDSLLLRTMLNTMEGDTHDANGNLTLSSSRSLWTQLTHDLFSTTVYLWRVLSPYITTPIVILFLLPVFMFTLIYLSAFLLYLHQRGPGKLFRRIRRAVLEEHDLTKAGREIIATLWDAQGWIWFGYEVRGLENIPTEGPALIIYYHGSLPIDYYYLVAKIILQKQRSVHSVVDRFLFKIPGMGTFLKVFNCTPGSVETCKAELSKGNLLGLAPGGVYEALFGDQHYQLLWRKRTGFARIALEAGCPVIPVFTQNIRESFRAFQYFRRIFTYLYEKTRLPIVPVYGGFPVKLITHIGQPVTLEPDTSPEEAREILKEAVEDLIDNHQECPGSIVRAFLDRFRRESSHDL